One Luteolibacter yonseiensis genomic window carries:
- a CDS encoding DUF4350 domain-containing protein, translated as MNRGFLLIVTGFISAISTLRAQQVSDTSYQPGIGDPAYGSGQGPRVGIDEAHHNFHTAGGRYQPFANLLRRDGYQVGGFTRSLSADALREVDLLVIANPVNERNAKDWSLPTPSAFTKEEIAALHDWVEKGGSLLLIADHMPFPGGAGELAESFGAVFSNGYARTGRPQQERGPDVFRTGEGLAENFITKGRSEDEKVTQVATFGGSAFRLPEGATPILTFSTGSISRETRKAPGITPDAPVVRIEGWSQGAVLTLGKGRVAIFGEASMFSAQLSGPEKKPMGMNAPKAEQNHRLVLNLLHWLSRAGEAGR; from the coding sequence ATGAACCGCGGATTCCTCCTCATCGTTACCGGCTTCATCTCCGCCATCTCCACCTTGAGAGCGCAGCAGGTGTCCGACACCAGCTACCAGCCCGGGATCGGAGATCCCGCCTACGGTTCCGGGCAGGGACCCCGCGTGGGGATCGATGAGGCGCACCACAATTTCCATACCGCCGGAGGGCGCTACCAGCCCTTCGCCAATCTTCTCCGCCGCGATGGTTACCAGGTCGGAGGCTTCACCCGATCGCTTTCAGCGGACGCGTTGAGGGAAGTCGATCTCCTCGTGATCGCGAACCCCGTCAACGAGAGGAATGCGAAGGACTGGTCGTTACCAACACCTTCCGCGTTCACGAAGGAAGAGATCGCCGCCCTGCATGACTGGGTGGAGAAAGGCGGCTCGCTGCTGTTGATCGCGGACCACATGCCCTTTCCCGGCGGAGCGGGGGAGCTCGCGGAATCCTTCGGCGCGGTGTTCAGCAACGGCTACGCGAGAACAGGCCGCCCGCAGCAGGAACGCGGGCCGGATGTTTTTAGAACAGGAGAAGGGCTTGCGGAAAATTTCATCACAAAAGGGCGCTCGGAGGATGAGAAAGTCACGCAGGTGGCGACCTTCGGAGGCTCAGCATTCCGGCTGCCGGAAGGAGCCACACCCATCCTCACCTTTTCCACCGGTTCCATCTCACGGGAAACGAGGAAGGCTCCCGGCATCACGCCGGACGCGCCCGTCGTCCGCATCGAGGGCTGGTCACAAGGCGCGGTCCTCACCCTCGGCAAGGGACGTGTCGCGATCTTCGGCGAGGCCTCGATGTTCAGCGCCCAGCTTTCAGGCCCGGAGAAAAAACCGATGGGCATGAACGCCCCCAAGGCGGAACAGAACCACCGGCTGGTTCTCAATCTCCTCCACTGGCTGAGCCGGGCGGGAGAGGCGGGCCGGTGA